A window of Aeromicrobium sp. A1-2 contains these coding sequences:
- a CDS encoding lysophospholipid acyltransferase family protein has translation MTDERKSIGSGGKAGRGNRETSPSAAARSLAGGSAVRKPVVKAKPAAQPDPAPVKKTTAKKAVPTSKTAPAKKAAAKKATGPARSAPEKPRLRAVTDEDAAAAAAAAAEEAASRTRTAGAAPLSAGIPIDEILVAVVQAAQRILGTDWESRIATLLATIRKRMNGDYEVDEFGFDPQITEVLIAAVEPLAEKWFRLEVRGIENIPAEGGALLVANHSGTVPLDGMITGYAVKKYAGRNLRPLGADLVFSLPFVGQVARKVGATLACTEDAERLLATGELAGVWPEGFKGIGKPFAERYKLQRFGRGGFVSSAMRAQVPIVPVSIVGAEEIYPLVGNVPSLARLLGLPYLPITPFFPLLGPLGLIPLPSKWIIEFGEPIRTDAYDPESADDPMLLFNVTDQVRETIQQTLYGLLVDRGNAFF, from the coding sequence ATGACCGACGAGCGCAAGAGCATCGGTTCGGGCGGCAAGGCGGGACGGGGCAACCGGGAGACATCGCCGTCGGCGGCAGCGCGCTCGCTGGCCGGCGGGTCCGCGGTCAGGAAGCCAGTGGTCAAGGCCAAGCCGGCAGCCCAGCCCGATCCCGCACCGGTTAAGAAGACCACCGCCAAGAAGGCTGTGCCGACCAGCAAGACCGCACCGGCCAAGAAGGCCGCGGCGAAGAAGGCGACAGGCCCCGCACGCAGCGCTCCGGAAAAGCCCCGTCTTCGCGCCGTCACGGACGAGGACGCCGCAGCGGCTGCCGCGGCCGCCGCCGAGGAGGCTGCCAGTCGCACCCGCACGGCCGGTGCCGCGCCGTTGTCCGCCGGGATCCCGATCGACGAGATCCTCGTGGCCGTCGTGCAGGCCGCGCAGCGGATCCTCGGCACCGACTGGGAGTCGCGCATTGCGACCCTGCTCGCCACGATCCGCAAGCGGATGAACGGTGACTACGAGGTTGACGAGTTCGGCTTCGACCCGCAGATCACCGAGGTCCTGATCGCCGCGGTTGAGCCGCTGGCCGAGAAGTGGTTCCGGCTCGAGGTCCGCGGCATCGAGAACATCCCGGCCGAGGGCGGGGCGCTGCTGGTTGCCAATCACTCCGGGACGGTCCCGCTCGACGGCATGATCACGGGCTATGCGGTCAAGAAGTACGCGGGACGCAATCTGCGGCCCCTGGGGGCCGACCTGGTGTTCTCGTTGCCGTTCGTGGGCCAGGTGGCCCGCAAGGTCGGCGCGACCCTGGCTTGTACCGAGGACGCCGAGCGGCTGCTTGCGACCGGCGAGCTCGCCGGCGTGTGGCCGGAGGGCTTCAAGGGCATCGGCAAGCCGTTCGCCGAGCGCTACAAGCTGCAGCGCTTCGGTCGAGGTGGATTCGTGTCGTCCGCGATGCGTGCCCAGGTGCCGATCGTGCCGGTGTCGATCGTCGGCGCCGAGGAGATCTACCCGCTGGTCGGCAACGTTCCGTCACTGGCTCGTTTGCTGGGCCTGCCGTACCTGCCGATCACGCCGTTCTTCCCGCTGCTCGGGCCGCTGGGCCTGATCCCGTTGCCGAGCAAGTGGATCATCGAGTTCGGCGAGCCGATCCGCACCGATGCCTACGACCCCGAGTCCGCCGACGACCCGATGCTGCTGTTCAACGTCACGGACCAGGTGCGCGAGACGATCCAGCAGACGCTGTACGGCCTTTTGGTGGACCGGGGCAACGCGTTCTTCTGA
- a CDS encoding HAD family phosphatase, producing MPRDARPDQPRNLQSRSVLPGQASASASEMETALTTQPDLTGAAFFDVDNTIMQGASIFHLARGLHRRKFFTTRDILKATWQQMYFRVAGVEDPEHIAKARSSALAFIAGHQVRELEEIGEEIFDENMAHKIWPGTRAIAQWHLDRGQRVWLVTAAPVEIASVIARRLGLTGALGTVSAHVDGVYTGELVGEMMHGEGKATAIKEIAEREGLTLADCYAYSDSSNDLPMLSLVGHPCAVNPDSALRAHAKSSGWRIRDYRTGRKVALVGGKGAVAAVAAAGTWRALRHRKKQRH from the coding sequence ATGCCCCGGGACGCACGACCCGATCAACCGCGCAATCTGCAGTCGCGATCGGTCCTTCCCGGCCAGGCCTCTGCCTCGGCCTCGGAGATGGAGACCGCTCTCACGACGCAGCCCGACCTGACCGGCGCAGCGTTCTTCGACGTCGACAACACGATCATGCAAGGCGCCTCGATCTTCCACCTGGCTCGTGGACTGCATCGTCGCAAGTTCTTCACGACCCGCGACATCCTCAAGGCCACGTGGCAGCAGATGTACTTCCGGGTCGCCGGCGTCGAGGACCCCGAGCACATCGCCAAGGCGCGATCCTCGGCGCTCGCCTTCATCGCCGGGCACCAGGTCCGCGAGCTCGAGGAGATCGGTGAGGAGATCTTCGACGAGAACATGGCGCACAAGATCTGGCCCGGCACCCGGGCGATCGCTCAATGGCACCTCGATCGCGGTCAGCGAGTCTGGCTGGTCACCGCCGCGCCCGTCGAGATCGCGAGCGTCATCGCACGTCGGCTCGGTCTGACCGGCGCCCTTGGCACCGTCTCGGCGCATGTCGACGGCGTCTACACCGGCGAGCTCGTCGGCGAGATGATGCACGGCGAGGGCAAGGCCACGGCGATCAAGGAGATCGCTGAGCGTGAGGGCCTGACCCTGGCGGACTGCTACGCCTACTCCGACTCCAGCAACGACCTGCCGATGCTGTCCCTCGTGGGCCATCCCTGTGCAGTCAATCCCGACTCGGCTCTCCGCGCCCATGCCAAGTCCAGCGGCTGGCGGATCCGCGACTATCGCACCGGGCGCAAGGTCGCCCTGGTCGGCGGAAAGGGCGCCGTGGCGGCAGTCGCGGCCGCTGGGACGTGGCGTGCGCTCCGTCACAGAAAAAAACAAAGGCACTGA
- a CDS encoding NAD-dependent epimerase/dehydratase family protein, with protein sequence MSRSVLVTGVAGSFASLFARRLADLGEEAGISKVVGIDTVLPAGDIGRVKFVRADIRTPVVGKVIAVEDVDTVVHLDLHPPSRGRTTGGKELNVIGTMQLLAACQRAATVKKFVLGSSSAVYGASPRDPAMFTESSLARGGVRSGFPKDVVEVESYVRGFARRRPEVIITILRAAQILSTEITTPLGTYFTSPVLPAAMGFDPRLQFTNLEDAVEVLRLAILNDRPGTFNIAGEGVVLLSQAARRLGRPIIPLPPLGYATAARRVLRAAGSDITPDLHRLLTYGRVLDTAALRDIFGYDVRHSSLDTFEEFRRSVRPGVMAVMGGRS encoded by the coding sequence ATGAGCCGGTCTGTCCTCGTCACCGGTGTCGCCGGGTCGTTCGCGTCTTTGTTTGCGCGTCGACTTGCCGATCTCGGCGAGGAGGCCGGCATCAGCAAGGTCGTCGGCATCGACACGGTGTTGCCAGCGGGTGACATCGGCCGGGTCAAATTCGTCCGGGCCGACATCCGCACGCCCGTCGTCGGCAAGGTCATCGCGGTCGAGGACGTCGACACCGTCGTGCACCTCGACCTGCACCCTCCGTCGCGTGGCCGGACCACGGGCGGCAAGGAGCTCAACGTCATCGGCACGATGCAGCTGTTGGCCGCGTGCCAGCGTGCGGCGACGGTCAAGAAGTTCGTCCTGGGCTCGTCGAGCGCCGTCTACGGGGCCTCGCCCCGCGACCCGGCCATGTTCACCGAATCAAGCCTGGCCCGGGGCGGAGTGCGGAGCGGCTTCCCCAAGGACGTCGTCGAGGTCGAGTCGTACGTCCGGGGGTTCGCGCGGCGCCGTCCTGAGGTCATCATCACGATCCTGCGGGCTGCCCAGATCCTCAGCACCGAGATCACGACGCCGCTCGGCACCTATTTCACCAGCCCGGTGCTGCCTGCCGCGATGGGTTTCGACCCGCGCCTGCAGTTCACCAACCTCGAGGATGCCGTCGAGGTCCTGCGACTGGCGATCCTCAACGATCGCCCGGGTACGTTCAACATCGCCGGCGAAGGTGTCGTGCTGCTGAGTCAGGCCGCGCGCCGGCTCGGCCGTCCGATCATTCCCTTGCCGCCGCTGGGGTACGCCACGGCCGCGCGCCGGGTGCTGCGCGCCGCAGGTTCGGACATCACGCCGGACCTGCACCGCCTGCTGACGTACGGCCGGGTGCTGGACACCGCTGCTCTCCGCGACATCTTCGGCTACGACGTGCGGCACTCCTCGTTGGACACCTTCGAGGAGTTTCGCCGGTCGGTCCGGCCCGGAGTCATGGCAGTGATGGGGGGACGATCATGA
- a CDS encoding bile acid:sodium symporter family protein: MRLRPDPFIIALLVAAVVASFVPATGNGLDALKLASMVAIGLLFFLYGARLSTGETLAGIRHWRLHAVVLGTTFVVFPVLGLGAQLLEPGFLTPGLAAGVLLLCLVPSTVQSCVVYTRIAGGNVAGAVVSASMSNLIGVFLTPALVALLMTSDARVDAGAVLRIVLQLFAPFVLGQLLRPLIGDVVARHDIRLRLYDRSSIVLVVFVAFSEGAEADVWSSLTIWSVLAVAAVCAMLLGIAMGWTVLIGRALGFARADRIPILFCGSNKSLASGLPIASVLFAGGDVALIVLPLMLYHQMQIITGAVIAGRLARTKPA; encoded by the coding sequence GTGCGCCTGCGACCCGATCCGTTCATCATCGCGCTGCTGGTCGCGGCGGTGGTCGCTTCGTTCGTGCCCGCCACGGGGAACGGCCTCGACGCGCTCAAGCTGGCATCCATGGTCGCGATCGGACTGCTGTTCTTCCTGTACGGCGCCCGACTGTCGACCGGAGAGACCCTCGCCGGGATCCGGCACTGGCGCCTTCACGCGGTGGTGCTCGGCACGACCTTCGTGGTGTTTCCGGTGCTGGGACTGGGTGCACAGCTGCTCGAGCCCGGCTTCCTGACACCGGGGCTGGCCGCCGGAGTGCTGCTGCTATGCCTGGTGCCGTCGACCGTCCAGTCGTGCGTCGTCTACACCCGGATCGCCGGCGGCAACGTCGCCGGCGCCGTGGTCAGCGCCTCGATGTCGAACCTGATCGGAGTCTTCCTGACTCCGGCGCTCGTGGCCCTGCTGATGACCTCCGACGCCCGGGTCGACGCCGGCGCGGTGCTCCGCATCGTGCTGCAGCTGTTTGCCCCGTTCGTGCTCGGGCAACTCCTCCGCCCGCTGATCGGCGACGTCGTCGCCCGGCACGACATTCGGCTCCGGCTGTATGACCGCAGCAGCATCGTGCTCGTCGTGTTCGTCGCTTTCAGCGAGGGTGCCGAGGCCGATGTCTGGTCATCGCTGACGATCTGGTCGGTGCTCGCGGTCGCGGCGGTGTGCGCGATGCTGCTCGGTATCGCGATGGGCTGGACCGTGCTGATCGGTCGGGCTCTCGGCTTCGCCCGCGCCGACCGGATACCGATCCTGTTCTGCGGCTCCAACAAGAGCCTCGCGAGCGGTCTGCCGATCGCCTCGGTCCTGTTCGCCGGGGGCGACGTCGCGCTGATCGTCCTGCCGCTGATGCTCTACCACCAGATGCAGATCATCACGGGCGCCGTGATCGCCGGTCGCCTCGCCCGCACCAAGCCCGCGTGA
- a CDS encoding DUF5667 domain-containing protein — protein sequence MIGRRDNDDAQSFDEAWSGRAPRDEHIADLVRFAEQLCASAAIEPSPHFRDALRQQLMTEAETVLVATPPASRTATTPAREGHPVRRRVAALTATLVASAGVVGLVASSASAVPGEMLYPVKRSVESVELALHRSDESRGSFQLAQASERLAEAQKLSADSSTDERVAKALDDFSSQAESGSTSLFSDFTDSGDEKSIRTVNDFAAKATADLSTLSTVLPTGADDSFDAATAAISNLATQASSLCSACTSSDVQQLVAAVSGLAKGTSGSASDSTDKSTPSDSAANGTKAGTGSTPTSTPTPKPILASPLPTKPPSLADITDPVVGALLGDDDQEGLVPGLLNGLLGGGK from the coding sequence ATGATCGGCCGTCGCGACAACGACGACGCCCAGTCCTTCGACGAGGCCTGGAGTGGTCGCGCGCCCCGCGACGAGCACATCGCCGATCTGGTGCGATTCGCCGAGCAGCTGTGCGCGTCTGCCGCGATCGAGCCGTCGCCGCACTTCCGCGATGCCCTCCGCCAGCAGCTCATGACCGAGGCCGAGACGGTCCTGGTCGCGACACCGCCCGCTTCACGCACCGCGACCACGCCGGCCCGCGAGGGCCACCCCGTCCGACGTCGGGTCGCCGCACTCACCGCGACCCTCGTCGCCTCCGCCGGCGTCGTCGGCCTGGTTGCCTCCAGCGCGTCGGCCGTGCCCGGCGAGATGCTCTACCCGGTCAAGCGGAGCGTCGAGTCCGTCGAGCTCGCCCTGCACCGCAGCGACGAGTCACGCGGCTCGTTCCAGCTCGCGCAGGCCTCCGAACGTCTCGCCGAGGCGCAGAAGCTGAGCGCTGACAGCAGCACCGACGAACGGGTCGCCAAGGCTCTCGACGACTTCTCCTCGCAGGCCGAGTCGGGCTCCACCTCACTGTTCAGCGACTTCACCGACAGCGGCGACGAGAAGTCGATCCGGACGGTCAACGACTTCGCCGCCAAGGCGACCGCCGACCTGTCGACCCTGTCCACGGTGCTCCCGACCGGAGCCGACGACTCGTTCGACGCCGCCACCGCCGCGATCAGCAACCTGGCCACCCAAGCATCCTCGCTGTGTTCCGCCTGCACGAGCAGCGATGTGCAGCAGCTCGTCGCGGCCGTGTCGGGCCTCGCCAAGGGCACCAGCGGCTCGGCGAGCGACAGCACCGACAAGTCGACCCCCTCGGACTCTGCGGCCAACGGCACGAAGGCCGGCACGGGCTCCACGCCGACCTCTACGCCCACCCCGAAGCCGATCCTCGCTTCGCCGTTGCCGACCAAGCCCCCGTCGCTCGCCGACATCACGGATCCGGTCGTCGGCGCGTTGCTCGGCGACGACGACCAGGAGGGGCTCGTGCCCGGCCTGCTCAACGGTCTGCTTGGCGGCGGAAAGTAG
- the proC gene encoding pyrroline-5-carboxylate reductase: MTQRIAILGAGVMGETLLAAILSAGHTTADVVISEKREERATELRDTYGVAVTGNADAVRDADVVLLVVKPQDVPALLAEIADAVRPGATVVSLAAGVRIDTMTAALPAGVAVIRAMPNTPALVGEGMFGISPGPGASDDQVAAVVALLESGGRVVVVDESQQDAVTAVSGSGPAYVFYLAEAMIAGGIAQGLDATTARLLVQQTLVGSAKLLAESDETAEELRRRVTSPNGTTHAAIETFDELGVNDAVIAGVAAAAARSIELSGPA; this comes from the coding sequence ATGACTCAACGGATCGCAATCCTCGGTGCCGGTGTGATGGGCGAGACCCTCCTGGCGGCCATCCTCAGTGCAGGTCACACGACCGCGGACGTGGTGATCTCGGAGAAGCGCGAAGAGCGCGCCACGGAGCTCCGTGACACGTACGGCGTGGCAGTGACCGGAAACGCCGACGCCGTGCGGGATGCCGATGTGGTCCTGCTGGTCGTCAAGCCGCAGGACGTGCCGGCGCTGCTCGCCGAGATCGCCGACGCGGTACGTCCTGGCGCGACGGTCGTGTCGCTGGCCGCCGGGGTCCGCATCGACACCATGACCGCGGCACTGCCTGCCGGTGTCGCGGTGATCCGCGCGATGCCCAACACGCCCGCTCTGGTGGGGGAGGGCATGTTCGGCATCTCGCCGGGACCGGGCGCCAGTGACGATCAGGTTGCCGCAGTCGTGGCACTGCTGGAGTCCGGCGGCCGGGTCGTCGTGGTCGACGAGTCGCAGCAGGACGCTGTCACCGCGGTGTCGGGATCCGGACCGGCGTACGTCTTCTACCTGGCCGAGGCGATGATCGCCGGCGGGATCGCCCAAGGCCTCGATGCGACCACCGCGCGCCTGCTGGTGCAACAGACCCTGGTGGGGTCGGCCAAGCTGCTGGCCGAATCCGACGAGACGGCCGAGGAGCTCAGGCGGCGGGTGACGTCCCCGAACGGCACGACGCACGCCGCGATCGAGACCTTTGACGAGCTCGGGGTGAACGATGCTGTGATCGCCGGTGTCGCCGCAGCGGCAGCCCGATCGATCGAGCTCTCCGGCCCGGCATAG
- a CDS encoding 30S ribosomal protein bS22: protein MGSVIKKRRKRMSKKKHRKMLKRTRVQRRRLGK, encoded by the coding sequence GTGGGTTCAGTCATCAAGAAGCGGCGCAAGCGGATGTCGAAGAAGAAGCACCGCAAGATGCTCAAGCGCACTCGAGTGCAGCGTCGTCGTCTCGGCAAGTAG
- a CDS encoding helix-turn-helix domain-containing protein produces MASGPTFLTVAEVAGQMRVSKMTVYRLVHSGELEAVRVGRSFRVPAHAVEEFLGKSYFQAG; encoded by the coding sequence ATGGCATCCGGACCAACGTTCTTGACCGTCGCAGAAGTGGCGGGTCAGATGCGGGTGTCGAAGATGACGGTCTACCGGCTCGTGCATTCCGGCGAGCTCGAGGCTGTCCGAGTGGGACGATCGTTCAGGGTGCCCGCGCACGCCGTCGAGGAGTTCCTCGGCAAGTCCTACTTCCAGGCCGGCTGA
- a CDS encoding sigma-70 family RNA polymerase sigma factor, protein MRSATSALRVALSLALATPDNRSLLIALAVADSPAYAPSSGNSPSPRDEHDPEATRLRALVDLAKEGDGEAFGQLYDHYVTGVFRFVYYRVGSQQLAEDLTSETFVRGLRAIQRFNWQGKDFGAWLTTIARNLVADHFKSSRARLEIVSETIPEGKVTVASPEEEVLALISNEMLFEAVNSLPNEQRDCILMRFIQGMSIAQTAASLGRSEGAIKQLQLRAVRSLAKTMPEDAR, encoded by the coding sequence GTGAGGAGTGCCACATCTGCGTTGCGCGTCGCGCTGTCGCTGGCCCTTGCGACCCCTGACAACCGATCGCTGCTCATCGCCCTGGCCGTCGCGGACTCCCCGGCCTACGCACCGTCCAGCGGCAACAGCCCCAGCCCGCGCGACGAGCACGACCCCGAGGCGACTCGTCTGCGCGCACTCGTCGACCTCGCCAAGGAAGGCGACGGCGAGGCGTTCGGCCAGCTGTACGACCACTACGTCACCGGGGTCTTTCGGTTTGTCTACTATCGGGTCGGATCGCAGCAGCTCGCCGAGGACCTGACCAGCGAGACGTTCGTTCGGGGGCTCCGCGCGATCCAGCGTTTCAACTGGCAGGGCAAGGATTTCGGCGCCTGGTTGACCACGATTGCGCGCAATCTCGTCGCCGATCACTTCAAGTCCAGCCGCGCCAGGCTCGAGATCGTGTCCGAGACGATCCCCGAGGGCAAGGTCACCGTCGCCAGCCCTGAGGAAGAAGTCCTGGCGCTGATCTCCAACGAGATGTTGTTCGAGGCAGTCAACTCGCTACCCAACGAGCAGCGCGACTGCATCCTGATGCGGTTCATCCAGGGCATGTCGATCGCCCAGACCGCGGCTTCGCTCGGGCGGAGCGAAGGTGCCATCAAGCAGCTCCAGCTGCGTGCCGTCCGGAGCCTCGCCAAGACGATGCCGGAGGACGCACGATGA
- a CDS encoding Ppx/GppA phosphatase family protein — MRMGVLDIGSNTGHLLVVDAFRGGPPVPAYSYKEPLRLAEHLDADQAVTPEGVSRLVKYVVDARGAAEDKGCTTILAFATSAVRDAVNADDVIAEVNQASGLDLQVLSGADEARVTFLAVRRWFGWSAGRLGVFDIGGGSLEIAAGADEVPDVAQSMALGAGRLTREWFEADRTQAEVRLHVRSTIADEAGAVLRGGAFHRAVATSKTFRSLARICGAPSSNEGQYVRRILRKQDLAALVKELATMSTDAIAQLPGVSPDRAHQIRAGAIVAEATMDLFDLTELEICPWAMREGVLLEYLDGL; from the coding sequence ATGCGCATGGGCGTCCTCGACATCGGATCCAACACCGGTCATCTATTGGTGGTGGACGCCTTTCGTGGTGGCCCGCCCGTGCCGGCCTACTCCTACAAGGAACCGCTGCGGCTCGCCGAGCACCTCGATGCGGACCAGGCGGTCACCCCGGAGGGTGTGTCCAGGCTGGTGAAGTACGTCGTGGATGCGCGAGGGGCGGCCGAGGACAAGGGCTGCACCACGATCCTCGCGTTCGCGACCTCAGCCGTACGAGATGCGGTCAACGCCGACGACGTCATCGCCGAGGTCAACCAGGCCAGTGGGCTGGACCTGCAGGTCCTGTCGGGCGCGGACGAGGCCCGCGTGACCTTCTTGGCAGTGCGCCGGTGGTTCGGTTGGTCCGCAGGCCGGCTCGGTGTCTTCGACATCGGTGGTGGCTCCCTGGAGATCGCCGCTGGCGCCGACGAGGTTCCCGACGTGGCCCAGTCGATGGCCCTCGGCGCCGGACGGCTCACCCGAGAGTGGTTCGAGGCGGATCGCACTCAGGCCGAGGTCCGCCTGCACGTGCGCTCGACGATCGCGGACGAGGCGGGCGCGGTCCTGCGTGGAGGAGCATTCCATCGGGCGGTCGCGACCAGCAAGACATTCCGCTCCCTGGCCCGAATCTGCGGAGCCCCCTCCTCCAACGAGGGTCAGTACGTCCGACGGATCCTGCGCAAGCAGGACCTCGCCGCGCTGGTCAAGGAGCTCGCGACGATGTCGACGGACGCCATCGCCCAGCTCCCGGGTGTCTCGCCGGACCGGGCACACCAGATCCGCGCGGGCGCCATCGTGGCCGAGGCGACGATGGACCTGTTCGACCTGACCGAGCTGGAGATCTGTCCCTGGGCCATGCGCGAGGGCGTCCTGCTGGAGTATCTGGACGGTCTCTAG
- a CDS encoding LysE family translocator, translated as MITVDQLVTFGLAAFILIAIPGPSVVFVIGRALSYGRGVALFTVLGNSLGLLMIVLLVALGLGVVVQESILVFTILKFAGAAYLVWLGVQAIRHRKAFSVSDSGIGAVAPLGWSVVVRQGFVVGVSNPKGFMIFGAVLPQFIVRDSGHVQTQMLLLGLIAVAIGVLSDSLWAVIASQLRSWFNGSPRRGEALGAGGGTSMIGLGVGLAVTGNHH; from the coding sequence ATGATCACCGTCGACCAGCTCGTCACGTTCGGGCTCGCAGCGTTCATCCTGATCGCGATTCCGGGTCCCAGCGTGGTGTTCGTGATCGGTCGAGCGCTTTCGTACGGGCGTGGAGTCGCCCTGTTCACGGTGCTGGGCAATTCCCTCGGCCTGCTGATGATCGTGCTGCTCGTGGCGCTCGGGCTCGGGGTCGTGGTGCAGGAGTCGATCCTTGTGTTCACGATCCTCAAGTTCGCGGGGGCTGCGTATCTGGTGTGGCTCGGCGTCCAGGCGATCCGCCATCGTAAGGCGTTCAGCGTGAGTGACTCAGGGATCGGCGCGGTCGCCCCGCTGGGCTGGTCTGTCGTCGTGCGGCAGGGCTTTGTCGTCGGTGTCTCCAACCCCAAGGGCTTCATGATCTTCGGGGCCGTGCTGCCGCAGTTCATCGTCCGAGACAGCGGTCACGTGCAGACCCAGATGCTGCTGCTCGGACTCATCGCGGTCGCGATCGGCGTGCTGTCGGACAGTCTTTGGGCGGTCATCGCGAGCCAGCTGCGCTCCTGGTTCAACGGCTCACCGAGGCGCGGCGAGGCGCTCGGCGCGGGGGGCGGGACGTCGATGATCGGGCTCGGCGTCGGGCTGGCGGTCACCGGCAACCACCACTGA
- a CDS encoding sugar phosphate isomerase/epimerase, whose protein sequence is MSRPLRVSMSTSSVYPGSTASGFELAARLGYDGVEVMVGIDDVSADITAIKALSAFHEIPVVSIHAPCLLVTQRVWGSDPWGKLHRSADMAHEVGASVIVVHPPFRWQRDYARGFVEGIADLEAQHGITYAVENMYPWRTGKREFQAYAPGWDPLEQDYAHVTVDLSHSSTAGEDPVQMAKALGDRLAHVHIADGSGSAKDEHLIPGRGTQPCAEFLSHVAASDFDGEIVVEINTRKARDQGDREADLMEALAFTRLHAVV, encoded by the coding sequence GTGTCCCGTCCCCTTCGCGTCTCGATGTCGACGTCCTCGGTCTATCCGGGGTCGACCGCGAGCGGGTTCGAGCTCGCCGCCCGGCTCGGCTACGACGGTGTCGAGGTGATGGTCGGTATCGACGACGTCAGCGCCGACATCACCGCGATCAAGGCGCTGAGCGCATTCCACGAGATCCCGGTGGTCTCGATCCATGCGCCGTGCCTGCTGGTGACGCAACGTGTCTGGGGCAGCGACCCGTGGGGAAAGTTGCACCGCAGCGCCGATATGGCGCACGAGGTCGGTGCCTCCGTCATCGTCGTGCACCCACCATTTCGCTGGCAGCGTGACTACGCGCGGGGGTTCGTCGAGGGCATCGCCGACCTCGAAGCGCAGCACGGCATCACGTACGCCGTCGAGAACATGTACCCCTGGCGCACCGGCAAGCGGGAGTTTCAGGCGTACGCGCCGGGCTGGGACCCGCTCGAGCAGGACTACGCCCACGTCACGGTCGACCTGTCGCACAGCTCGACCGCGGGGGAGGATCCCGTGCAGATGGCCAAGGCGCTGGGCGACCGGCTCGCGCACGTCCACATCGCCGACGGTTCGGGCTCGGCCAAGGACGAGCACCTGATCCCGGGTCGGGGGACGCAGCCGTGCGCAGAGTTCCTGTCCCACGTGGCGGCGTCGGACTTCGACGGCGAGATCGTGGTCGAGATCAATACCCGCAAGGCCAGGGACCAGGGTGATCGCGAGGCCGACCTGATGGAGGCGCTGGCGTTCACACGCCTCCACGCGGTGGTCTGA
- a CDS encoding acetoin utilization protein AcuC, producing MTDRACVVFDEHLTEYNFGHSHPMAPVRIELTMGLARELGIVDGLDVVGASAATDDELNLIHTANYIERVRKLSDHPTHADSTIGLGTEDNPVFAHMHEASALIAGASVEAARRVWTGAAPRAVNISGGLHHAMPGNASGFCIYNDVALAIRWLLDNGAQRVAYVDVDAHHGDGVQKMFWNDPRVLTISIHEGPQTLFPGTGFSSETGGEGAEGSAVNMPLPPGTSDAGWLRAFHAIVPPLVREFKPDILVTQHGCDSHMDDPLTNLMLSVDGQRASYLALRDLATEVCDGKWVATGGGGYAVMDVVPRAWAHLLAIIAGAPLDPSSLTPERWRAHIEQLQGLPGPQRMTDGRTTAYRGWEQGYDPDSWLDRSIQATRVAAFPLNGLDPQP from the coding sequence ATGACCGACCGCGCCTGCGTCGTCTTCGACGAGCACCTGACCGAGTACAACTTCGGTCACTCGCACCCCATGGCGCCGGTCCGCATCGAGCTCACGATGGGCCTCGCTCGGGAGCTGGGCATCGTCGACGGCCTCGACGTCGTGGGTGCGTCGGCGGCGACCGACGATGAGCTCAACTTGATCCACACGGCCAACTACATCGAGCGCGTGCGCAAGCTCAGCGACCACCCGACCCACGCGGACTCGACGATCGGACTGGGCACCGAGGACAACCCGGTGTTCGCCCACATGCACGAGGCCAGCGCCCTGATCGCCGGTGCGAGCGTCGAGGCGGCCAGACGAGTGTGGACCGGCGCAGCACCGCGGGCGGTCAACATCAGCGGCGGACTGCACCACGCGATGCCGGGCAATGCCAGCGGCTTCTGCATCTACAACGACGTCGCCCTCGCGATCCGCTGGCTCCTGGACAACGGTGCGCAGCGGGTCGCCTACGTCGACGTGGACGCGCACCACGGTGACGGCGTGCAGAAGATGTTCTGGAATGATCCGCGGGTCCTCACGATCTCGATCCACGAGGGACCGCAGACGCTGTTCCCCGGCACGGGCTTCTCGAGCGAGACCGGCGGCGAGGGCGCCGAGGGCTCCGCGGTCAACATGCCGTTGCCTCCGGGCACCTCCGACGCGGGCTGGCTGCGGGCGTTCCACGCGATCGTGCCGCCGCTCGTGCGGGAGTTCAAACCCGACATCCTGGTGACGCAGCACGGCTGCGACTCCCACATGGACGATCCGCTGACCAACCTGATGCTCAGCGTCGACGGTCAGCGGGCGTCCTACCTCGCGCTGCGGGATCTCGCCACCGAGGTGTGCGACGGCAAGTGGGTGGCGACCGGCGGCGGGGGCTATGCCGTGATGGACGTCGTCCCGCGGGCGTGGGCCCACCTGCTCGCGATCATCGCCGGGGCGCCGCTTGATCCGTCGTCGCTCACCCCCGAGAGGTGGCGCGCCCACATCGAGCAGCTGCAGGGATTGCCCGGTCCGCAGCGCATGACCGACGGTCGGACCACCGCCTACCGTGGGTGGGAGCAGGGCTATGACCCGGACAGCTGGCTCGACCGTTCGATCCAAGCCACCCGGGTCGCGGCGTTCCCGCTGAACGGGCTTGATCCACAGCCGTGA